In the Wyeomyia smithii strain HCP4-BCI-WySm-NY-G18 chromosome 2, ASM2978416v1, whole genome shotgun sequence genome, one interval contains:
- the LOC129725404 gene encoding enhancer of split M1 protein, producing the protein MNEFKFWITLCMAFCIALLVNGADNQCPKPCPHIMDPVCASNGEQFRTFSNRCLLQAHNDCEQEDGQTPFQETDSDDCPDEHWA; encoded by the exons ATGAACGAGTTTAAATTTTGGATAACGCTAT GTATGGCATTTTGCATTGCGCTGCTAGTGAACGGAGCAGATAATCAGTGTCCGAAGCCATGTCCACACATCATGGATCCCGTTTGCGCTTCCAACGGTGAACAATTCCGAACGTTCTCAAATCGCTGTTTACTACAGGCTCACAATGATTGTGAGCAAGAAGATGGCCAAACTC CCTTCCAGGAAACCGATTCGGACGACTGTCCTGACGAGCATTGGGCATAA